In Prunus dulcis chromosome 1, ALMONDv2, whole genome shotgun sequence, the following are encoded in one genomic region:
- the LOC117616156 gene encoding spermidine hydroxycinnamoyl transferase-like, with protein sequence MVVKIKGCYVLKPSTPTLQGTLALSEWDQVGTITHVPTIYFYKPDQTFAAQPDTIANILKDSLSRALVPFYPLAGRLRWIGGGRLELHCNDMGVPFIEAESDSKLDDFGDFSPSPEYDNLIPTVDYTLPIHELPILLVQLTRFKCGGLSLSLTISHAVVDGQSALHFISEWARLAKGEPIGVMPFLDRKAFQDRTLPAGNTLGLDHSELDHPPLLLGQSDNIEERMKRTTVAMLKLTKQQVEKLKRMANEGNDYKNSGTKRAYTRYETVAGHIWRCASKARVHRNEQPTAMGVCVDSRSRMQPPLPQGYFGNATFDVIATSLAGDLGSKPLGYASSRIKEAIEKVTNDYVLSAIDHFRNQPDLTRFQDLHALGSDQGPFYGNPNLGVVSWLTLPIYGLDFGWGKEIYMGPGPHDFDGDSLLLPSPNGDGSIVLALCLQVAHMDAFKKHFYEDII encoded by the coding sequence atgGTGGTGAAAATCAAAGGCTGCTATGTACTGAAACCCTCTACACCAACGTTGCAAGGTACCCTAGCTCTCTCAGAATGGGACCAAGTTGGCACCATAACTCATGTTCCCACTATCTACTTCTACAAACCAGACCAAACCTTTGCCGCACAACCTGACACTATAGCCAACATCCTCAAAGACTCATTAAGCCGTGCACTGGTGCCATTCTATCCTCTGGCAGGTCGATTGCGTTGGATTGGCGGTGGCCGTCTCGAGCTCCATTGCAATGACATGGGGGTTCCGTTCATTGAGGCTGAGTCTGATTCGAAACTCGATGACTTTGGTGACTTCTCTCCTTCTCCAGAATATGACAATCTTATCCCCACTGTAGACTACACCCTCCCAATTCATGAACTTCCTATATTGCTTGTACAATTGACTAGGTTCAAGTGTGGTGGTCTTAGTCTTAGCTTGACTATTTCACATGCTGTTGTTGATGGGCAAAGTGCATTGCATTTCATTTCTGAGTGGGCTAGGCTTGCAAAGGGTGAGCCAATTGGAGTAATGCCATTTCTGGATCGAAAAGCATTTCAAGATCGAACACTCCCAGCTGGAAATACTCTAGGGCTTGACCACTCAGAGTTAGACCATCCACCCCTTTTGCTCGGCCAATCGGATAATATCGAGGAGAGGATGAAGAGGACTACTGTGGCCATGTTGAAGCTTACCAAGCAACAAGTTGAGAAACTTAAGCGAATGGCAAACGAGGGGAATGATTACAAGAATTCTGGCACTAAGCGGGCTTACACACGGTATGAGACCGTGGCAGGGCACATATGGAGATGTGCGTCTAAGGCTAGAGTTCACAGAAATGAACAACCTACTGCGATGGGGGTTTGCGTCGATTCGAGGAGTCGTATGCAACCCCCATTGCCCCAAGGATACTTTGGAAATGCAACATTTGATGTGATTGCTACAAGTCTTGCTGGCGACTTAGGGTCCAAGCCATTAGGGTATGCGTCGAGCAGAATAAAGGAGGCAATCGAGAAAGTGACGAATGATTATGTGCTGTCTGCCATTGATCACTTCCGAAACCAGCCGGACTTGACTAGGTTTCAAGACCTTCATGCTCTAGGGAGTGATCAAGGGCCTTTCTATGGAAACCCTAATCTTGGGGTTGTGAGCTGGTTGACACTGCCTATATATGGGCTTGACTTTGGATGGGGAAAGGAAATTTATATGGGTCCTGGACCGCATGATTTTGATGGGGATTCCTTACTACTTCCAAGTCCTAATGGAGATGGTTCTATAGTTCTGGCTTTGTGTCTACAAGTGGCGCATATGGATGCTTTCAAGAAGCATTTCTACGAagatattatataa